One window of the Triticum dicoccoides isolate Atlit2015 ecotype Zavitan chromosome 3B, WEW_v2.0, whole genome shotgun sequence genome contains the following:
- the LOC119274780 gene encoding inner membrane protein PPF-1, chloroplastic-like: MAKALLSSSLLPSLPRAVAGAGAARLPLLPSLRRRAAGCRVRASLHGLDSVGGLHAALERAEAALYTLADAAVVAADSAAGAAGGGADADVAVQKSGGWFGFISDAMEVVLKILKDGLSAVHVPYAYGFAIILLTIVVKAATLPLTKQQVESTMAMQNLQPQLKAIQARYAGNQERIQLETARLYKQAGVNPLAGCLPTLATIPVWIGLYQALSNVANEGLLTEGFFWIPSLGGPTTIAARQSGAGISWLFPFVDGHPPIGWHDTICYLVLPVLLVASQFVSMEIMKPPQSTDPSQKNTQLILKFLPFMIGYFSLSVPSGLSIYWFTNNVLSTAQQIWLRKLGGAKPAVNEGASGIITAGRAKRSGAQSGQGGERFKQLKEEENRRKAVKALGAGDSNGSTTSEDEDSDDDTTEEGGSVEETFTTGNDKKLPTYSGKKGKRSKRKRIVQ, translated from the exons ATGGCCAAGGCGCTGCTCTCCTCCTCGCTGCTCCCCTCGCTCCCGCGCGCCGTCGCGGGCGCCGGCGCCGCGAGGCTGCCGCTGCTCCCCTCGCTGCGCCGCCGCGCCGCGGGGTGCCGGGTCAGGGCGAGCCTCCACGGGCTCGACTCCGTGGGGGGCCTCCACGCGGCGCTCGAGCGCGCCGAGGCCGCGCTCTACACGCTCGCCGACGCCGCGGTCGTCGCGGCCGACTCGGCGgccggggcggccggaggaggagcggACGCGGACGTGGCCGTGCAGAAGAGCGGCGGATGGTTCGGGTTCATCTCCGACGCCATGGAGGTCGTGCTCAAG ATTCTGAAGGATGGTCTATCAGCAGTTCATGTGCCGTACGCTTACGGATTTGCCATCATTCTGCTCACCATCGTCGTGAAGGCTGCAACATTGCCGTTAACGAAGCAGCAG GTCGAATCAACCATGGCGATGCAGAATTTGCAGCCACAGCTCAAGGCAATTCAGGCGAGATACGCAGGCAATCAG GAAAGAATACAGCTTGAGACTGCTCGTTTGTACAAGCAAGCTGGAGTCAATCCTCTAGCAG GATGTTTGCCAACTTTGGCAACAATTCCAGTCTGGATTGGACTTTACCAAGCCCTTTCAAATGTAGCAAATGAG GGTTTGTTGACGGAAGGATTTTTCTGGATTCCATCTTTGGGAGGCCCTACAACAATTGCTGCTCGTCAAAGTGGTGCTGGCATTTCATGGCTCTTTCCTTTTGTG GATGGTCATCCACCAATAGGCTGGCATGATACGATATGTTATCTTGTGTTGCCCGTGCTACTCGTTGCTTCTCAGTTTGTCTCCATGGAGATCATGAAACCGCCCCAG AGTACTGATCCATCGCAGAAGAATACACAACTTATTTTGAAATTTCTTCCATTTATGATTGGTTACTTCTCTTTGTCGGTGCCATCAGGATTGTCCATTTATTG GTTTACAAACAATGTCCTCAGTACAGCCCAGCAGATATGGCTGCGGAAACTGGGAGGAGCAAAGCCTGCTGTGAATGAGGGAGCAAGTGGAATTATAACTGCGGGACGAGCAAAACGTTCAGGTGCTCAATCAGGCCAGGGTGGAGAAAG GTTTAAGCAGCTAAAAGAAGAGGAGAACAGGAGAAAAGCTGTGAAAGCACTTGGTGCAGGAGATTCAAATGGTTCAACTACATCAGAGGATGAAGACTCGGACGATGATACTACAGAGGAG GGAGGATCCGTAGAGGAAACATTCACTACCGGCAACGACAAGAAACTCCCTACTTACTCTGGAAAGAAGGGCAAGAGGTCAAAGAGGAAGCGCATTGTGCAGTAA